Proteins encoded in a region of the Vitis riparia cultivar Riparia Gloire de Montpellier isolate 1030 chromosome 7, EGFV_Vit.rip_1.0, whole genome shotgun sequence genome:
- the LOC117918039 gene encoding protein PEP-RELATED DEVELOPMENT ARRESTED 1, chloroplastic-like, translating into MKLSSKEVNKSPLFLLMKSQEMVNLLEDMNMDEASEEVAVELAAQGVIGKRVDQMESGFMMALDYMIQLAEKDQDDKRKSLLEVIKETVLSHLTKKCPPHVQVIGLLCRTPQKESRHELLRRVAAGGGVFQSENGTKVQLPGANLNDIANQADDLLETMETRPVVPDRKLLARLVLIREEARNMMGGGILDERNDRGLNTLPESEVNFLTKLVALKPGETVQEMIKNVMQGKDEGADNCEGDKGDSSSGKFSGGIAGRSSVTGRKPLPVRPGMFLETVSKVLGGIYGGNISGITAQHLEWVHQKTLQILQEIAFS; encoded by the exons ATGAAGCTCTCCTCAAAGGAGGTGAACAAGTCACCTCTGTTCTTATTGATGAAGTCCCAAGAAATGGTCAACCTT TTGGAAGATATGAACATGGATGAAGCATCCGAGGAAGTGGCAGTTGAGTTGGCCGCACAAGGAGTCATTGGGAAGAGAGTTGATCAAATGGAGTCGGGGTTTATGATGGCACTAGATTACATGATACAACTTGCTGAAAAGGACCAGGATGATAAG cgCAAGTCACTTCTGGAGGTGATCAAGGAGACTGTATTATCTCATCTTACTAAAAAATGTCCCCCACAT GTTCAAGTGATTGGCCTACTCTGTAGAACTCCCCAGAAAGAAAGCAGACATGAATTGCTACGCCGAGTGGCTGCAGGTGGTGGTGTATTTCAAAGTGAAAATGGCACCAAAGTTCAACTTCCAGGGGCAAATCTAAATGATATAGCGAACCAAGCTGATGATTTACTAGAG acAATGGAAACTCGCCCAGTTGTTCCTGATCGAAAGCTGCTTGCAAGACTGGTTTTGATCAGAGAGGAAGCCCGGAATATGATGGGAGGTGGAATActagatgaaaggaatgaccgtGGTTTGAATACCCTCCCCGAATCAGAG GTGAACTTCTTGACCAAGCTGGTTGCCTTGAAACCTGGGGAAACTGTTCAGGAAATGATTAAAAACgtaatgcaaggaaaagatgaAGGTGCAGACAACTGCGAAGGTGACAAAGGAGATTCTAGTAGTGGAAAGTTTTCTGGTGGGATTGCAGGCAGA TCAAGTGTAACAGGACGAAAACCTCTTCCTGTGCGCCCTGGCATGTTTCTTGAGACTGTCTCCAAG GTGTTAGGTGGTATATATGGTGGAAATATCTCTGGCATCACAGCGCAACACCTCGAATGG GTTCATCAGAAGACACTTCAAATTCTTCAGGAAATAGCATTTTCGTAG